In the genome of Bacteroidales bacterium, the window GATATAACTACTGACACCATTTATTATACGCAAGTAAAAAAACCAAATATTTACTTGTATCCCGAAGAAAATATTAATATTTGTATTGATTTGGATTTTCCTCAGGGTGGGAAAGTTTTAAAATCAATACCTGATTATAATAATGAATGGTGTGTCAATATTGATACTTCCGGAAAAATAGACAATGTATATAATTATTTGTTTTATGAAAGCATCCAACCTGATGTTTGGCAATATGAACAGGGATGGTGTGTAAAAAAAGAATCCTTAAAAGATTTTTTTCAAAACAATATGGAAGATTATAATTTCACACCTGCAGAAATCAAAGATTTTGTTGATTATTGGATTCCCAGATTGATGAATTATAAATATTATAATATTTATCCCCAACACATCAATCTTATTGAAAAAGTAATAAAAATTAATTTCTCTGTTGAACCCGACAATTTATTTAGGTTGTTTTATGTAATAGCCGGTACTAATAAATATGAAAAATTAGCTGAACCTAAAATCGTTAAAATAAAAAGAGAGGGATTTACAGTTGTAGAATGGGGTGTGGTTATAAAATAATAGTGCATTTAAAACAAGATAAACTATGAGAAAAATTATTTTAATATTTGGTATTGTCTTTACATCAATCCTTGTAAGTGGACAAGAAAATAAAATATCTACCGGATTAGCAAGTTCAGTGGATTACTACAATATGTTTGATTTTAAATCAATCGTTGGGTTTAACCATAAATATGAAACAAATTCTGCATATAGTATTGGACTAAGATTTCAATATAATATAAATGAAAAACTATCATTGAGAAGTGGACTATTGTATTCTGAAAAAGGGTATAAAAAAAATTATAATTATATATTTATGGATGCAGGCGACCCACTTATTCCAAAAGAAAGTAATCTTAAAATTAGTTATCTAAATGTTCCTTTAATAATAGGATACTATTTAATTAATAAAGGAAATATTAAGTTTTCTTCTTCTACTGGAATTATTAGTGAATTTTTAATTAGTAATACTGAAATATCAGTATTTGAAGACAATTCAGAAAGAAATTCAGAATTTTTAAATCAAAATTTAAATGGGATTTTATTATCGGCTCAAGTGAATGTCGGACTTGAATATCATATGGGAAAAAATTTATTTTTTACGATTGAGCCATATGTAAGATATGGGATTAATAAAATAGATGATGTAATAATGAATAGTAATCCAATATCATATGGTGGAATTTTAAGTGTTAATTATAAATTATGAAGTTACATAAACGTAATATAACAGCATCTATACCAATGGGCGGTGAAGTGCAATTTAGAAAGTTATGTGCAAACTTAATTAAAAACAAAAATTAGAATCATGAAAAAAGTTATTTTACTAATTATCGGGCTAACCTTTCTAATACTTTCATGTAATAAAAATGAAAAGGAAACTGATGACTTATTATATAATGCGACAGTTCTTGGAAAAGGATTAGATTGTGGAAATTCATTTTTAATTAAATTCAATGACGATGTAATTGGTTTATCAGAGAATAATTCTGACAATACATTTTATGAAATTAATTTATCTGAAGAATATAAAATTGAAGGGAAAAAAATAAAAGTAGAATTCAGAGAACCAGAACAGGGTGAATTAATGGTATGTACAACAATGGGAATAGGGTATCCGCAAGTATTCATTGTAAAGGTAGAATGATAGGTCAGCACATAACAGCACATAAACTCAATAGAATGTAGTTATAAAATAATTATACACAAGCAATGAGATGAAAACAAAACCATTAACATTAATAATTTTTATTTGTACAGTAATATCACTCAATGCTCAATTTATAAATGATAATAATTATTTGAGTATTAATACTGTACCAATATTAGGAAAAACATTAGAATTAGGTTATGACGCAAATATTAAACAAAATTTTTCTTTGGATATTTATATTGGTTATGTTTTTAACAGCAAATTAAGTAGCCCATATAAAATAGGTACACAATACGAATTAATTAATAAATCAGGCTACTTTTTAAAAACGGGGACAAAATTTATTTTAAAAAATAACTTAAAAATATTTAAACCTTTTTTTGGACTAAATTTAGTAAATGCAATAGTAATAGAAAAAGGAATTTATGATAAAGATTCGGATTATTATACACCAAATGAAATTGTAAATCAAAACTCATACAATCTTGGGATTAATGGAATAATAGGATTTACAAGTCCTGCAACAAAACGAATAAATATTGATATTGGAATTCAAACAGGAAAAATTTTAATTAATAATTTACTTGATTTTCATAGCTATATGCCAGGTATGGGAGTAAATTTTCCGGATGGAGTAAGATTACAAGGAATATTAAGAATTAAATATCGAATGAAATAATGCCTGTCTATAAAATTTAAAATAAATGCAAGAAAATAAACAACATTACAATGTTGACAGTAAAGTGCAATTTAGAAAGTGAAGTGAATAATTTAAACAAAATACACATTAACAAACGAACTGTTGTAGAATGGGGTGTGGTTATAAAATAGTTGTCGGTAATGCAAGAATAACGCAACCAAACTATACTAAATAGAATCTTATAGTAAAATAAAATACTTTAGCCATGAAAATTAAACTAACAATAACCGTTCTGATTTGTTTGCTCATCATGTCATGTGAAAAGGATAATAATGACAATAAGATTGAGATTGGAAACGGATTTGAGATTTACTTGACTGTAACACCTTATTCTCATAATTTGTACAAGGATTATAGCATAATTGATTTTGATACAATATTATTATCGGATACACCAATCCTTCGATATAATGACTTAGAAAAGTATGATACCATAACCCATAAACTAACTCTTGGAATATCTCATGATTCATTAAAGATTGGTGATGCTGAAGTGTATGGACGGATGTTTGTTGTAACAATTGATATGAACCCAATCTATTGTGGATTTAAATGGCCTGTGATTTCATCAATACCTTGTAACTGGGTTTTTATTGAAGAGCCATATGAAGATTTAGATAATTTAAATGATAATGAGATAGTTATTAGTTTTGTATCAGAAGAATATGCTGATCCAAGATTGGATAAAAGAATTGTTGACAGATGGAAAACTGATGGAAAAATAAAATAATGCATATACCACCAACACGTAATATAGCAAAAAGCGGTGAGGTGCAATTTAGAAAGTAAAGTGAATAATTTAAACAAAATACACATTAACAAACAAACTGTTGTAGAAATGGGGTGTAGTTATAAAATAGTTAGGCAAAATAGCAACAATCAGTCCAACTGATAGAATTAAATAAATAATTATTATACATAACTAAAAAAAAATGAAAACATTAAAATTAACATTAATTATGAGCTTGGCAATGTTAAATCTTTTTAGTCAAACTTATTTCGAAGGTGGTATCTATAATGATACAGAATGGACAGCAGAAAATAGTCCATATATTATAACAGGGGATGTAGTTCTTTTCCCGGATAAAACTCTGACTATTCAACCAGGTGTAGAAGTAAAATTTAATGGATATTACTTCCTTGAAATTCGAGGAATATTAATATCCATTGGAACTGATAGTAGTAGGATTGTTTATACTTCCAATCTATCAACTCCAAATAAAAGTGACTGGGAAGGTATTAAGATAAAAAACAATCAAGGTGCTAGAGCAAGTTTTGAATACTGTGATTTTTTATATGCCGAATATGCGAATAGTGTAGAATGTTGTTGGGAAGGTGGGCCTATATATTTTAAAAATTGCATATTTGACAATAATTACTTTGCATTGTATGGGTATACTGGCTATGATATTGAAGTAGATAGTTGTGAATTTACAAATAATACATATTGTATAGGAAACGCAGACAAAATAGTTACAAACTCACAATTCATTGGAAATGAATATGGACTATATGAAACTGAACGTATTAATGTGAGGAAATCAATTTTTCAAGATAATGATATTGCATTGTTTGGAGGAAGAGGCTTGGTGGATAGTTGCATAATTGATAATAATAATATAGGGGTTAAGCCTTTATTTGAAGGCTTTGAACTTAGATTCAATCAAATAACAAATAACACAATAGGCATACAGTTATCAAACGATGGAGGATATTATCCTCCAGTTAAGAATAATAACATTTGTAATAACTTAACTTATAATGTGGAAAATCTTGATGATACAAACAAAGATTTAACAGAAAACTGTTGGTGTACTTCGGATTCTGCAACTATAGAAAATAAGCTATTTGATGGTTATGATAATATCTATCTTGGATTGTTTAATTATGATATATATGATGAAAATTGTGAAACAAAATTAAAATCTGTTATAAAAGTTGATTTGGGTTCAGGAATATATCTGGCTAATATTTTGGACATTGTTAATGTTTTTCCGAATCCATTCCAATCAAATTTGAATATTGTCTTCAAATCATCTCAAATTGAACAGGTTTCTATATCAGTTTACAACCTTTATGGGCAAGAAGTATATAATAATACTTATTTTGAAAATAATATTATTCTGCCAATTGAGAATTTGAATTCTGGAATATATGTATGTTCTATACGTACAGGAGCATTTATTATTAATAAAAAAATAATTAAAAGATAGTAAAACTACTTTGCCTAATAATTATATAATTAAGTTAAATATAAAATTATGAAAATTATGAAAATCAAATTAATTTCAATTTTTACTGTATTATTAATATCATACAGTTCATGTCAAAAAAGCGATGGAGATAATAAACCATCTGATCCTGTTATTCCTGATATTCAACTAAGCGAAAAAGGAGAACAACTTGTTAGTTCAAGTAATGCTTTTGGTTTTGATTTGTTTAAAAACATTAATGACTCGGAAGAAGATAATAAAAACATTTTTATTTCTCCTTTAAGTGTATCTTTTGCATTGGCAATGACATACAATGGTGCTGACGGAGACACTAAAACAGCGATGGAAGAAGCATTAAAATTAAGCGGATTAACAACTGATGAAATTAACAGCAATTTTAAAAGCCTTATGAATGCGCTTGTAAATCTTGACCCAAAAGTAGTGTTGACCATTGCAAATTCTATTTGGTACAGAGATTCATTTGATGTTTTGCAGGATTTTATTGATGTAAATCAGGAATATTACGACGCTGAAGTATCTGCTTTAAATTTTAGCGACCCTGCATCAGTTGATATAATAAATAACTGGGTAGCAAATAAAACAAACGACAAAATCAAAGAAATAATTAATTGTATTCCACAAGATGCGGTAATGTATCTTATAAATGCAATATATTTTAACGGAACATGGAAATATGAATTTAAAGAAGAAGACACAACTGATGATCCATTTTATCTAATGGACGGTAGTACAAAAAATGTTCCTATGATGCATCAGGAAATTACAGTCGATTATTTTTCAAATGATGATTTTCAAGCTGTTGATATGTATTATGGTGGAGAAAAATACAGTATGCTTGTTCTTTTACCAAAACAGGATAAATCGGTTAACGATATAATTGCACAATTAGATGATGAAAACTGGAATTCAATGATAAATTCATTTACTGAATTAGGTGATGTAATAATTGGACTTCCAAAATTTAAGTTTGAATATAAAAATACTTTAAATGATATGTTGGCAAAAATGGGAATGGGTATAGCCTTTAACGAAAATTTAGCAGATTTTGGTAAAATTAATCCTGATTATCAATTATTTATATCAAGAGTAATCCATAAAACTTATGTTGATGTAAATGAACAAGGAACTGAAGCGGCAGCAGTTACTGCTGTAGAAATCGGAGTAACATCTTTTGAACCTAATAAAAACTTTATTGTAAACAAACCTTTCATTTTTGTTATAAAAGAAAAAAGCACTAATGCAATTATATTCATGGGGAAAGTTGTTGAGCCGGTATATGAATAAGATTTAATGATTAAAAAAAAGGTACTACTGCGAATTTAGTGGAAGATTGAAAATGCTAAAATGATTTAATGCTTAAATGCTAAAATAAATATACTACAATCTCGTGCTTATGAGCTACAACTCGTTGAAAACTAACGAAAACACTACTTGTAGTATATGTAAGATTAAGAAACATGGCTAAATCGCATAAGTTAATTGTTTACAGTATTTAAGCATTAAATCATTTAAGCATTTTATCATTACAAACAAATTATTATGGATGTCTAAAAAATAACTCGTACCACTAAAATGGTAGTAGAACCAAAAAAAATAACTATGAAAAATATTAAGATTATAATAATTTTCTGCATAATTATTCTG includes:
- a CDS encoding PKD domain-containing protein, yielding MKTLLIIFLIAGTLISCKNKKEDNLSEVNACFSYSIEENNNEYYISFSNCSENATLYKWDFGDGNKSTDKDPIHYYENDNTYIVKLTAFNELNFDITTDTIYYTQVKKPNIYLYPEENINICIDLDFPQGGKVLKSIPDYNNEWCVNIDTSGKIDNVYNYLFYESIQPDVWQYEQGWCVKKESLKDFFQNNMEDYNFTPAEIKDFVDYWIPRLMNYKYYNIYPQHINLIEKVIKINFSVEPDNLFRLFYVIAGTNKYEKLAEPKIVKIKREGFTVVEWGVVIK
- a CDS encoding PorT family protein, coding for MRKIILIFGIVFTSILVSGQENKISTGLASSVDYYNMFDFKSIVGFNHKYETNSAYSIGLRFQYNINEKLSLRSGLLYSEKGYKKNYNYIFMDAGDPLIPKESNLKISYLNVPLIIGYYLINKGNIKFSSSTGIISEFLISNTEISVFEDNSERNSEFLNQNLNGILLSAQVNVGLEYHMGKNLFFTIEPYVRYGINKIDDVIMNSNPISYGGILSVNYKL
- a CDS encoding T9SS type A sorting domain-containing protein, with the translated sequence MKTLKLTLIMSLAMLNLFSQTYFEGGIYNDTEWTAENSPYIITGDVVLFPDKTLTIQPGVEVKFNGYYFLEIRGILISIGTDSSRIVYTSNLSTPNKSDWEGIKIKNNQGARASFEYCDFLYAEYANSVECCWEGGPIYFKNCIFDNNYFALYGYTGYDIEVDSCEFTNNTYCIGNADKIVTNSQFIGNEYGLYETERINVRKSIFQDNDIALFGGRGLVDSCIIDNNNIGVKPLFEGFELRFNQITNNTIGIQLSNDGGYYPPVKNNNICNNLTYNVENLDDTNKDLTENCWCTSDSATIENKLFDGYDNIYLGLFNYDIYDENCETKLKSVIKVDLGSGIYLANILDIVNVFPNPFQSNLNIVFKSSQIEQVSISVYNLYGQEVYNNTYFENNIILPIENLNSGIYVCSIRTGAFIINKKIIKR
- a CDS encoding serpin family protein, with translation MKIKLISIFTVLLISYSSCQKSDGDNKPSDPVIPDIQLSEKGEQLVSSSNAFGFDLFKNINDSEEDNKNIFISPLSVSFALAMTYNGADGDTKTAMEEALKLSGLTTDEINSNFKSLMNALVNLDPKVVLTIANSIWYRDSFDVLQDFIDVNQEYYDAEVSALNFSDPASVDIINNWVANKTNDKIKEIINCIPQDAVMYLINAIYFNGTWKYEFKEEDTTDDPFYLMDGSTKNVPMMHQEITVDYFSNDDFQAVDMYYGGEKYSMLVLLPKQDKSVNDIIAQLDDENWNSMINSFTELGDVIIGLPKFKFEYKNTLNDMLAKMGMGIAFNENLADFGKINPDYQLFISRVIHKTYVDVNEQGTEAAAVTAVEIGVTSFEPNKNFIVNKPFIFVIKEKSTNAIIFMGKVVEPVYE